Within Mustela lutreola isolate mMusLut2 chromosome 10, mMusLut2.pri, whole genome shotgun sequence, the genomic segment GACCCTAAGAACCAACACCTGGAAGGAGATCAACAGAGCCAGGAGGTGGCCCAAGATGTGTCAGCAACGGGAGACAATGGGGCTCAACTTGAGACAAATAAGACAACAGCAGAATCAGAACAGACTGACAGTCCCACAAAGCAGGAGGAACAGGATAAGGAGAGTCCCatggagggagataaaccagTCAGGAAGCAAAGTATCACTAAGACAAGGGATCAATGTGAAGAACAGAAAGGGAACCTAAGAACACAAAGTTCTCCACCAGAAAAAACAACACAGAGGCCTTCCAAAGATCAGGAAGTTACAACAGAAAAGGGTGTTAAGGAACATTCTAAAACACAAGAACTATCACTGCCAGGAAATTATGAGCCCAATTCAGAACCTGCTGACCTGCCAAAACAAGCTGCTGCCCAGAAACCATTGCAGACAGAGAAACTAACTGATCCTGAGGATGATGATAGAACATCCGTGACCCAAGGACAAGGAGAGGATGCTGACAGGACACCACCTGAGACAAAGAATCCAGCTGAACCTGGGGGTGATGGCAGAGCATCTGAGACCCAAGAACCAAcagcacaagaaaaagaacaagaaacaaaggACCTGCCTGTCCAAGGTAATAACAGAAATGTTTCAGAAACACCTGATGTTAGGGCTataaggaaagagaggagaggccCTGAGGTCCATGGAACAGcagaacaggaagaaaatgagatagaaatTCAGCTACTAACCCTGGAAGACCAACGACAGGATGGAAAGTATCAGGAACTCCAAAAGTCATCAAAAAAAAGGGATGCTAAAGCAGGTTCTAAAACACAAGAGTCGAGCTCAGAAGGAGGAGTTCAGAACCATCCGGAAATTGAAAGAATAGTCACCCCAGAAGAAGAGGCAAGACATGCTGAGGAAGGCACAGCAAAAGCACTTATGAGTAGCAAAAATGTCCCTGCAGCAGAAGGGACATcaggagcaagagaaagaacacaggaaTTAGCACCACTCAAGAACCAGTCTGGAGAGGAAAATAAGAGGGTCACCAAGACTCATGACAAGCCAGTCACGGATGATGATGGTTACCAGGAAGAAGATCCCGAGCCCACAGTCACACAGAATAATGAGGGTTCTTCTGAAATTCCCAACAGCCTGACTCCAGAGGATGGTGATAACAGCTCAGAGACAAATGACCTCCCTGTGCAAGGGGATTCCCAGAATCAAGGAGACCCTCTCAGAGAGTCTGTGGAAAGAAGTCACAATGGTAACCCAGACACTGAGAAACAGGTAGCACTGGGTGAGGAAAGCAGAACTGAGGAGGATGTGGTGCTAGCAGTCAGAGTTGAAGAACAGGATAAGCAGCTCACTGAGGAACCAGAATGGGCTACCAGAGAAGAGCACAAAAGTCTGGGCTCAGGAACAAAAGGCCCAGGTCCAGCTATGTACCCCAATGGACATCCAGAGGCACAGGAGTCCACAACAAGAGGTGAAGACAGAATGTCCCTAGAGGCAGACTTCACTGACCAGTTTTCCATAAAGCAGCTTCCAGCAAAGGAAGACAGCAGAAGAACGCTAAAGGTCCAAGGCCCAAGTACCAAAGGAGAAGAAGGTAGGACACCAGAGACCCAGGATGCTCCAGTAAAAAATCTAGATGAGGACAATTCAGCATCCCCCAAAACACACCTTGAAAGAGAGGAACCTGCAACATTGGAAGAGGATGAAACCCCCCAAGAGTTGGCAGAAGCCAATGACCAACAAAATCCAGCCAAGAAAAGATATGATGTTTCAGTCCCCCAGACCAGACTTGAAGAGAAGATGCAGAAGAACCAAGAACCTTCTTTTGTAGAGAGGGGTACTGTCTATTCCAGTCCTCTGTTACCAGTACCTGAAAGAGAAGATGCTGCAACAGAAGGAAATGACCCAAATGGAGCAGCAAAACCAAGCTCAGACAGCTAGGTCATCAAGCCCAGAGCTCCTCAACAACCAGTCAAGTGCACCCCTCACCAATGAGATCTCAGATTGTCCTATCATCTTCAGTGACAGCCAAGCATTACATTACACCAAGGAATGTCTCCCTGATGCAGATCCTGCTGATGCACAGCAAACATCAGCTTCCCTAGCCTCAGAAGATAAGCAAAGCTACCCTCAGGAAAAGAAACCAGTACTACAAAAGGAGGCAAGCAccaaaaaa encodes:
- the TCHHL1 gene encoding LOW QUALITY PROTEIN: trichohyalin-like protein 1 (The sequence of the model RefSeq protein was modified relative to this genomic sequence to represent the inferred CDS: deleted 1 base in 1 codon), whose amino-acid sequence is MARLLKDVLCVIKTFHKYAQEDGDKATLTCTELKLLIQGEFGDILQPRVIHAVERNLNLLDTDSSGTISFDEFVLAIFNLLNLSYLDIQSLLKSEPRQVSNLEEKPDDMDLQVTSGTGQWTEQMPPTQDRAVPPSGMTSSAQFNPTERGAVGHNGVENTKTCKLPVEEPGHNDPKNQHLEGDQQSQEVAQDVSATGDNGAQLETNKTTAESEQTDSPTKQEEQDKESPMEGDKPVRKQSITKTRDQCEEQKGNLRTQSSPPEKTTQRPSKDQEVTTEKGVKEHSKTQELSLPGNYEPNSEPADLPKQAAAQKPLQTEKLTDPEDDDRTSVTQGQGEDADRTPPETKNPAEPGGDGRASETQEPTAQEKEQETKDLPVQGNNRNVSETPDVRAIRKERRGPEVHGTAEQEENEIEIQLLTLEDQRQDGKYQELQKSSKKRDAKAGSKTQESSSEGGVQNHPEIERIVTPEEEARHAEEGTAKALMSSKNVPAAEGTSGARERTQELAPLKNQSGEENKRVTKTHDKPVTDDDGYQEEDPEPTVTQNNEGSSEIPNSLTPEDGDNSSETNDLPVQGDSQNQGDPLRESVERSHNGNPDTEKQVALGEESRTEEDVVLAVRVEEQDKQLTEEPEWATREEHKSLGSGTKGPGPAMYPNGHPEAQESTTRGEDRMSLEADFTDQFSIKQLPAKEDSRRTLKVQGPSTKGEEGRTPETQDAPVKNLDEDNSASPKTHLEREEPATLEEDETPQELAEANDQQNPAKKRYDVSVPQTRLEEKMQKNQEPSFVERGTVYSSPLYQYLKEKMLQQKEMTQMEQQNQAQTARSSSPELLNNQSSAPLTNEISDCPIIFSDSQALHYTKECLPDADPADAQQTSASLASEDKQSYPQEKKPVLQKEASTKKQ